The sequence below is a genomic window from Fluoribacter dumoffii NY 23.
GGCTTTGACTGGCATAATAGAAGAATGGATGCCGGAGGCTGCCAATTTTTTGGCGATGGCAATGGCATCATTGGTGGGGGCATCTGCAGTTAATACCAAAATTTGGCCCTGGTTATATCCTGCCTGTTTGATTAAATTACTGGCCTCATCCAAAGCGCTTCCAAGGTTCTGTCCCGCAACGGGCATAATGTCTGGGGTCAGTGAGGAAAGTAAAGATGAAATAGTCCGGCCATCATCAGTAAGTGGTGAAACCATAAAGGGTTCACTGGTAAACGCTACAAGACCAAACTGACCCACGTCCTTATGGGCAAATAAGTCATGAAGCTTAAATTTAGCACGGCTTAAACGGTTGGGTGTTAAATCATTTGCCATCATATTGTCGGACATATCCAACACTAGAACTCTGGGCTGTACGGGTTTATATGTTGCTATGGGGAGTTTGTACCAGGCAGGCCCGGCGATGCTCAAAATCATAAACAAGACACTAGTAAACAGACAGAGCATAGACCCCAGTCGTTGACCAGGTCCTTTTTTTTGCAATAGGTGGTTGAGTAAATGAGAATCACACACTTCTGACCAAGCATGTAATTTTGGTTTTTGCTGCCATAAAATCCATATTAACCCAAATAAAGGCAAAATCATGAGCAGCCACCAGGGCCTTAAAAAATGAAAATCTGCAATCATGATTTTAACGCCTCCTGAGTGAGTGCCGCAGAATTTACTTTCAAGGTCAAATTAGTTTTCTGAAGGAGCCAGGAAAAACAGAGTAACAATGCCATACCAACAAACCAGGGATAATACTCTTTCTGGGGACGAATAGTTTCCTGTTCCTGGTTTACTTTTTCCAATTCATTAATTGTTTTATAAATGGAATGTAATGTTTCAGTATCCGTAGCGCGGAAATAACGCCCCCCAGTCATGTCCGACATCTTTTCCAAGGTCTCTTCATCCAAATCTGCCGAGGGGTTTTGCATGATCAAATCGCCAACCAACGCTCTTGACTCCCCTGCAGACCCTAACCCGATGGTATAGATTTTAATTCCTTCTTCCTTTGCCAATTCAGCTGCTTTTAATGGGGCAAGGATACCGGAGTTATTGGCGCCATCGGTCAATAAAATAAGAACCCTTCCTTCTTTAGGCACATCATTCAGTCGTTTTACCGCAAGGCCTACAGCATCGCCAATGGATGTTGTTTTGCCTGCAAGGCCGGCAGTGGCATCCTCAAGCCGCAAGAGAATGGTATGCCGATCATAGGTGAGCGGGGTTTGCAAATACGCGCGTGTCCCGAAAAGAATCAGGCCAATTTTGTCTCCTTGGCGTTCGCGCACAAATTGCTCGGCAGCACTTTTCACGACACTCAGACGACTAACCGGACGCCCGTGCAGGAGCATATCGGGAATTTCCATGCTACCTGATAAATCCAAAGCCATCATGATGTTAAAGCCTTCGCGTGCAATTGGTTTGGGCGCGCCAATCCATCGTGGGCCTGCTAAAGCGATAACTAATAACAACCACACTATAGCCGGAACCAGTAGTGAATATTGTGCCGAAACGGAACGCTTCTCTTGATCCGCTATGTGCATCATGGCAGCAAAGAAAGGTACTTTCAATGCAGCAGGCAATTGTACTTTAGCCCGGGGTATCAAAAACCAGAAGAACAAGGGGATAGGTAAAATAATTAAAATCCATGGATTTGCTAATTCGAACATGGCACTCTCCTTTGTTTAATCCAAAGTTGGGCAGTTTGGAACAAGGGTTTGAGATCCATGGTTGACTCTGTTTTAAAGGGCGCATCTAACAACAAATCTTTTACCAATTTAAAATCAGTACCTTTCCCGGTTTCATTCAAAAAGTTAAGCCAATCCTCACCATGTAAACTTGCAACACGCTCCCTTGGGTAATAGGCAAGTGCAACCCGGCGTAGCAATTCGGAGATACGCGCACAGGTTAAGGAGCTATTCTGCTCTTTATCAAAGTTTTTTCGATAATCATTTAGCAAAAGCAAAGCCTGTTTCTTCGCCAAAGCGTAACGATGCCTTTTGTAAGCACCGTAGGCGAGAATGATTGCTATAAATAAAATCAGAGCCATCAGAATATACCAACCGGGAGCCAACGGCCACCAACCAATTGGTGCCGGAAGATGAATGTCTTTTAATTGCGCCAAGGGATCAGGGTTAGCCACGAGACCTCCGGGGGAACGTTTGCCGTACCATCTGTGCCAAATCAACATCTGCGGTGACCTGAACATATTGAATATATAAGCGCCGTAATTGGTTTTGCAAGTTCTCTATACGTTGCTGGCAATATTGTGCATACGCGGTATTTACAGATCGCACACTGGTATCAAGTATTAGTTCTTGTCGGCCATTGGTGATGGCATATTGTTGAGGTTTTGGTGGGGCAAGTTCCACTCGATCACAAATATGATAAGCCAAAATGTCGTTATGATAGCGTAATCGATTTAAATGCTTTTCACATTCGCTATCCATAGAGTAAAAATCACTGATGAGAACGATAATGCTCCCAGGCCTAACGACGCGGCGTAAACGGGCCAAGGCATCACTAAGCTGTCGTGGTTGAGCCTCCCTTTGCTCCTCTGTCTGGTCAGTATACCTGCATAAAGAAGCCAACAAAGGCAACACACCCATGTCCCGACTGCGAGGAGTAAATTCACTGTGATCGGTGGCTGAAAAAAATACCCCTCCCACACGGTCGCCCTCTTTGATTACAGTCCAGGCAAGCAAGGCGGTTAAGCGGGCAGCAATCACTGATTTAAATGCAATGCGGGTACCGAAAATCATGGATGGATTAAAGTCCGTGAGAATGACTACCGGTCTTTCACGCTCCTCCTGATAAATTTTGACATGGGGGCGGCCGGTGCGTGCCGTAACACGCCACTCCATATGACGTATTTCATCACCTGCCTGATAATTTCTTACTTCGGCAAAATCCATGCCGCGGCCACGCAATTTCGACAAATGAGAGCCTGACCGTATTGCTTTGCCTTGGGGACGATAGTGGATGGATTGCACATAACGCCTCAAATCAATTAATTCATTTAATTCTGCAATAACGCCATTAGCCATAAAAACCTCATGAACTTCGTATTTCTGCGTAGGGTTAAAGCTTAAAATAGTGTTGCGTGCAGCCGCTAATTATACAACATAACCCAGGCTGCAAACTATTCTACCTACGGGACAGCAACCAACCGTAATAAGGAGTCAATAAAATCATCGCTATGGATCCCTTCCGCCTCTGCTTCAAAACTTAATAAAATTCGGTGTCTTAATACATCGTGGGCGATTACGTGAATGTCATCTGGGGTGACATAATCTCTCCCAGAAAGCCAGGCATGCGCTTTGGAACAGCGATCCAGGGCAATTGTTGCGCGAGGGCTGGCGCCAAAACGCAACCAGCGGCCCAGTTCCTCACTGTATATCCCAGGATTACGGGTTGCTACTACTAATTGTACCAGATAATTTTCCAAAGCTTCGCTGGTATGCACATTCAGTACTTGTTTACGGGCTTCAAATAATGTTTTTTGTGATAGTTTTTCTGATGTTGGCGGTTTTGTAGCCATTGCCGCCCCCAAGGCTTCTTTTCGTGATAAAGCCAAAATATCGTGTTCTACCTTGGCATCAGGATAACTGATTTTCACATACATTAAAAATCGATCCAGTTGTGCTTCAGGCAAAGGGTAAGTACCTTCCTGTTCTATCGGGTTTTGTGTAGCCATCACCAGAAATAACTCAGGCAAAGGATAGGTCTTGCCCCCTATAGTAACTTGCCTTTCCGCCATTGCTTCCAGTAAAGCGGATTGGACTTTCGCCGGAGCACGGTTAATTTCATCCGCGAGCAGCAAGTGATGAAATATAGGGCCCGGTTGAAATACAAAAGAACCGTTTTGCGGGTGATAGACATCCGTGCCGGTCAAATCGCCAGGTAATAAATCTGGTGTAAATTGGATGCGATGAAAATTGCCCTCAACACCATCGGACAATTCTTTTACTGCTCGGGTTTTCGCTAACCCGGGGGCTCCTTCTACTAATAGATGGCCATCAGCAAGTAAAGCAATGAGCAAACGTGAAATTAATTCATTCTGACCTAGAATTTGCGAATTCAAACGGTGGCTTAACCGTAATATTTGGTTTTGCACTGCATTTCCAGTCTTACTATCTTCTACCTGCTCCATAGTTTCTACCTTAAAAAAATAACACCGAAAAGAGTAAAATAAAGAAAAACTTATCCTAGCGTGAATTGAACGCGATGCCAAGTACTGCAGCTGTTTTGCTGTTCAATATTTGCCCGCTTATCTTTTTGTCTGGATTTAAAATGGTGAATATATTTTTGCATCTGCTAAAGGTTAAGGTCGGGGTATGCCCTCATCCCACTCCTGGACTATTGCAGATAGTCTGGATGCAGCTCCAAGGGCATCATTGTTTGCAGTTTTTGATAAAGGGAGAGAATTTCTTCACAAAAAACATGGAACTGTTGCTGGTTTTCCCATAAATCATAGTCAGTTCCCTTAAGAAAAACTTGTTGTTTCGCCAGTGTTTTTAATAAGTCGAGTTCCTGACGAGAAAAGCCCAGGTGGCTATTTAATTCTACCAGTTCCATCAGATTTTTATGTTCTTTAACTGGACGGTGGTCATGTAAACAATAAGCTTTTAACGTCAGTTGAAAGGCTTGATAAATTAATGAAGTTACAGGGGTTAATACGGTGAGGGGATCCGTTTGTCTATAGGTCCAATTGGTAATTTGTTGCAGTAGATAATCAGCAGCATAAGCATGTTGGGTGGCAATATTGAGCATTTCCAAAGGAGATAAATAGCGTTTGTCCATAAAGGTGTTTTTCCTGTTAGATTCGATTTCTATGCAAGTATGGTAAAATAGGCACTCATTATATCCATGAAATAAATTGATGCACGCTTTTATTAATAGTTCTTTGCAAATAGGTTCCTTGATTTTGCCAAACCGATTAATTCAAGGACCTTTGGCTGGTTATAGTTGTGCCCCATTCAGAACTTTATTTAATCATTATGCACCACCGGCATATAGCGTTTCGGAAATGTGTTCGGCAAACGATGTCCTGTATAAACATGCTGCGAACTCCCGCTATATTTATCGGGCACCGCAGGAACAGTTTCTTGCGTATCAAATTGCCGGTACAGAGCCGAGCGTTCTGGCGAAAGCTGCCCTGAAGTTACAGGGTAATGGTGCAGATATTATTGATATAAATTGCGGGTGTCCTAAACCTAAAATACGCAAAAAGGGTGCAGGGAGCGCTTTGCTTGAGGCTCCAGACCAATTGATGCGAATTATTAAAGAAGTACGGGCGGCAATTACGATTCCGCTCACAATAAAAATTCGTATTCAAGGCAATGAGCAGGATCTAGTTGTGGCCAAAAAAATTGAAGAAGCTGGGGCAGATGCCTTGATTGTGCATGGCCGACGCTGGATTGATGATTACAATAAGGCTTCGGATTGGTCTCAAATTGCCCAAATCAAGCAAAGCGTAACTATTCCCGTAATTGCCAATGGAGACATTCACGATCTTGCCAGTTTACAACAAGCTGTAGACGTAAGCGGTTGCGACGCTTATATGATTTCCCGAGCTGGGAGCGGTAAGCCGTGGCTGTATCAGCAACTGTTAGAGCAACAGGGTGTCGCGGTAAGTGTTGTTGAAAAAATCAAGCTTTTTATGACCCATTTAGAAGGATTGGCTGCTTTGGAAGACGAGTATAAGGCGGTTTTACAAAGCAAGTCATTGGTTCGTTACTATTTTGGTAAACAATTAAATGAATCCATTTTACAGCGATTTTATCAATTGGATTCCTTGCAGGAAGTTCACAGTTTTCTACATTGCTCCATAGATAGTTTAAATTAAATCACTATAGTCCTGATTGTAGACCCGGAGTTGTCCTAGCCGCTGAATTACTTGTTGCGCCCCGGATTCATCTCCGTGTGCAAAACGAAGTCTGGCAAGATAATTTAAGTACATTTCAATATATTCTGGAGGTATAGGATAATGAAGACCGGCCTCCAAGATTTTCTGCGCCGGTTCAAGTTCATTATCCTCTATGAGAAAGCGGGCATAAGTAAGCCGCGCCAAACAAAAGCGGGGATTACTTTTTAATGCCTTAAGAAAATATTCTTTTGCAGTCGCAGGCTGATTAAGAGCCAAGCTTTGCAATAAGGCCATTTGCAAATAGGAACGGGCAAAATAGGGATTGATTGCTATTGCCTGCTCAATGGCAGTAAGTGCTTTCTGTGTCCACTGATGGCGCTGGCGTTCTGATGCAGCACTTTGGATTAATTGCAAGTAAGCATCTATTTGCAAACTTTGCACTTCCACAAATTGAAAAAAGTGCAAAGCATGGTTGCTGTAAGTCACTGCCTGGCGATATTGTTTTTGCTGAAGTGCAGTCTCGGTTTTACCAATATAATGTTCCAAAATTAAAAAACGAAAAAAATAACTGCTTATGAGGAAAAGAAATAACACAATGACGCTTTGTAAGCTCCAGAAAACCTTACCAGATGACAATGAATAAATGTGGATACATCCTTCTTTCCTAAAGAAACAATAAAGATACCCGATACAACACCCCAGG
It includes:
- a CDS encoding VWA domain-containing protein gives rise to the protein MIADFHFLRPWWLLMILPLFGLIWILWQQKPKLHAWSEVCDSHLLNHLLQKKGPGQRLGSMLCLFTSVLFMILSIAGPAWYKLPIATYKPVQPRVLVLDMSDNMMANDLTPNRLSRAKFKLHDLFAHKDVGQFGLVAFTSEPFMVSPLTDDGRTISSLLSSLTPDIMPVAGQNLGSALDEASNLIKQAGYNQGQILVLTADAPTNDAIAIAKKLAASGIHSSIMPVKADKNLNPLFGRFADAGNGQLVRYTPDSNDINQWLNASNNNEFALSKDEDIPLWRDEGRWFLIPALLLLLPVFRRGWMQRVAV
- a CDS encoding VWA domain-containing protein translates to MFELANPWILIILPIPLFFWFLIPRAKVQLPAALKVPFFAAMMHIADQEKRSVSAQYSLLVPAIVWLLLVIALAGPRWIGAPKPIAREGFNIMMALDLSGSMEIPDMLLHGRPVSRLSVVKSAAEQFVRERQGDKIGLILFGTRAYLQTPLTYDRHTILLRLEDATAGLAGKTTSIGDAVGLAVKRLNDVPKEGRVLILLTDGANNSGILAPLKAAELAKEEGIKIYTIGLGSAGESRALVGDLIMQNPSADLDEETLEKMSDMTGGRYFRATDTETLHSIYKTINELEKVNQEQETIRPQKEYYPWFVGMALLLCFSWLLQKTNLTLKVNSAALTQEALKS
- a CDS encoding DUF4381 domain-containing protein yields the protein MANPDPLAQLKDIHLPAPIGWWPLAPGWYILMALILFIAIILAYGAYKRHRYALAKKQALLLLNDYRKNFDKEQNSSLTCARISELLRRVALAYYPRERVASLHGEDWLNFLNETGKGTDFKLVKDLLLDAPFKTESTMDLKPLFQTAQLWIKQRRVPCSN
- a CDS encoding DUF58 domain-containing protein, encoding MANGVIAELNELIDLRRYVQSIHYRPQGKAIRSGSHLSKLRGRGMDFAEVRNYQAGDEIRHMEWRVTARTGRPHVKIYQEERERPVVILTDFNPSMIFGTRIAFKSVIAARLTALLAWTVIKEGDRVGGVFFSATDHSEFTPRSRDMGVLPLLASLCRYTDQTEEQREAQPRQLSDALARLRRVVRPGSIIVLISDFYSMDSECEKHLNRLRYHNDILAYHICDRVELAPPKPQQYAITNGRQELILDTSVRSVNTAYAQYCQQRIENLQNQLRRLYIQYVQVTADVDLAQMVRQTFPRRSRG
- a CDS encoding AAA family ATPase, which codes for MEQVEDSKTGNAVQNQILRLSHRLNSQILGQNELISRLLIALLADGHLLVEGAPGLAKTRAVKELSDGVEGNFHRIQFTPDLLPGDLTGTDVYHPQNGSFVFQPGPIFHHLLLADEINRAPAKVQSALLEAMAERQVTIGGKTYPLPELFLVMATQNPIEQEGTYPLPEAQLDRFLMYVKISYPDAKVEHDILALSRKEALGAAMATKPPTSEKLSQKTLFEARKQVLNVHTSEALENYLVQLVVATRNPGIYSEELGRWLRFGASPRATIALDRCSKAHAWLSGRDYVTPDDIHVIAHDVLRHRILLSFEAEAEGIHSDDFIDSLLRLVAVP
- a CDS encoding tRNA dihydrouridine synthase: MHAFINSSLQIGSLILPNRLIQGPLAGYSCAPFRTLFNHYAPPAYSVSEMCSANDVLYKHAANSRYIYRAPQEQFLAYQIAGTEPSVLAKAALKLQGNGADIIDINCGCPKPKIRKKGAGSALLEAPDQLMRIIKEVRAAITIPLTIKIRIQGNEQDLVVAKKIEEAGADALIVHGRRWIDDYNKASDWSQIAQIKQSVTIPVIANGDIHDLASLQQAVDVSGCDAYMISRAGSGKPWLYQQLLEQQGVAVSVVEKIKLFMTHLEGLAALEDEYKAVLQSKSLVRYYFGKQLNESILQRFYQLDSLQEVHSFLHCSIDSLN